The genomic window CGGTACGGCTTGCCCAGTAAATACGCCGCGCCAATTTGCCATGTCGAGCTGCAGCCCCTGATCGCGCATGGACGGAATGCCGAACGAGGATTTGCGGGACGAAACGCCGATCGCCCGCAACTGGCCGCTGGCAATCTGTGCGCTGAACTCGCTGAAGCCGGAGACGCCGATGGCGGCCTTGCCCGACAACACAGCGGCAGCTACCTCAGTGCCGCCCGCAAACGGCAGGTAGACCAAATCCTCAGGGTTGGCACCGGCGGAACGGGCGAAGACGCCCGCAAAAATGTGGTCGACCCCACCAGCCGAGCCGCCCGCCACGGGTACTGCTTTCAGTGACGCTTTCATGGCGGCTGAGAGGTCGGTCGCGGTTTTGATCGGCGAGTTGGCGGCCACCACCATCACCAGGTAGTCGCTGGTGAGCCGGGCCAGCGGAGCCAGCACCGCCATGTCAACGGCGGGCTTTTGCAATGCCACGGCGCCCACCATGACGGTACCGCCCATGATCAGGGTGTGGGGGTCTGCGGCGTATTTCTCTGCGTAGTAGGCCAAGCCGAGCGTACCGCCCTTGCCGCCTTTGTTTTCATATTCAATGTTGTCGACGCTGCCTGTTGCGAGCAGGGCACTGCCCAGGGCGCGCCCCGTCTGGTCCCAGCCACCGCCGGCATTGGCCGGAATCACAATCCGCAGCTTTTGCGACAGCTTGCTCACTGGTGCGGTCTTGGCGCCCACGACTTTGGCCGTTTGTGCAAAGCTTGCAGTGGCGGCCATGAGTGTGCTGCCGGCAGCCCATTGGGCGAGGAGGGTGCGACGGTTGATCAGGTGCATAGAAGGGCTTGTGGGGGGAAGAGCAGGCTATTCTCACCGCTTGAGGCGGGTTTGAGACCTGACTGCTTTGTAAAAAAATAGCAGTTCAGAATGCCCATAAACTTCATGGGCTCAAGCAGCGGGGTGCTTGAATTCACGCCCCGCGCCCCTACTATCTGCATTAACGGCCCGTGAAGGGCGCTTTTCCGAGAGAAAACCATGAAACGCATTTTTTTGTTTATTTTGACCAACGTGCTGGTGGTCGCTGTGCTGGGCGTGGTCGCCAGCCTGCTGGGGGTGAACAAGTTTTTGACCTCTAACGGCCTGAACCTCGGCGCTTTGCTGGGTTTCGCCCTGATCATGGGTTTTGGTGGCGCCATCATCTCCTTGTTGATCAGCAAGCCTATGGCCAAGTGGACCTCGGGTGTGCAAATCATCGAGCAACCCCGCAATGCCGACGAGGCCTGGATTGTGGATACTGTGCGCAAATTTGCTGACAAGGCCGGCATCGGCATGCCCGAAGTTGGCATCTTCGAAGGCGAACCCAACGCATTCGCCACAGGCGCGTTCAAAAACAGCGCGCTGGTAGCCGTGTCCACCGGTTTGCTGCGGGGCATGACCCGCGACGAAATTGAAGCCGTGATCGGTCACGAGGTGGCGCACATCGCCAACGGCGACATGGTCACCATGACCCTTATTCAGGGCGTCATGAACACGTTTGTGGTGTTTATCAGCCGCATCGTCGGATACGCGGTGGACAGCTTCTTGCGCAAGAACGACGAGCAGAGCAGCGGCCCCGGCATCGGCTACTACGTCACGACCATCGTGATGGACATCGTGCTCGGCTTTGCAGCCGCCATGGTGGTTGCCTGGTTCAGCCGTCAGCGCGAGTTCCGTGCCGATGCGGGTGCCGCCCAGTTGATGGGCCGCAAGCAGCCCATG from Rhodoferax potami includes these protein-coding regions:
- a CDS encoding Bug family tripartite tricarboxylate transporter substrate binding protein; its protein translation is MHLINRRTLLAQWAAGSTLMAATASFAQTAKVVGAKTAPVSKLSQKLRIVIPANAGGGWDQTGRALGSALLATGSVDNIEYENKGGKGGTLGLAYYAEKYAADPHTLIMGGTVMVGAVALQKPAVDMAVLAPLARLTSDYLVMVVAANSPIKTATDLSAAMKASLKAVPVAGGSAGGVDHIFAGVFARSAGANPEDLVYLPFAGGTEVAAAVLSGKAAIGVSGFSEFSAQIASGQLRAIGVSSRKSSFGIPSMRDQGLQLDMANWRGVFTGQAVPVARKSAMVEAIRLATQHEEWKATLKQNRWDASWLAGKDFYSQIDFDLTTARVMVHLLKLKA
- the htpX gene encoding protease HtpX, giving the protein MKRIFLFILTNVLVVAVLGVVASLLGVNKFLTSNGLNLGALLGFALIMGFGGAIISLLISKPMAKWTSGVQIIEQPRNADEAWIVDTVRKFADKAGIGMPEVGIFEGEPNAFATGAFKNSALVAVSTGLLRGMTRDEIEAVIGHEVAHIANGDMVTMTLIQGVMNTFVVFISRIVGYAVDSFLRKNDEQSSGPGIGYYVTTIVMDIVLGFAAAMVVAWFSRQREFRADAGAAQLMGRKQPMMNALARLGGMTPGELPKSVAAMGIAGGIGQLFSTHPPIEQRIAALQASNGQ